The stretch of DNA ATGATTgtcttagcctgcgtagctggaggtttgttggcgcgagaggcaaatgCCGCGCGCCTGCATGATTTCACAGCGCCCAGATCCCATTCTCCTTGCgaacaatagagagctttagcaaagacaacggcgttGGCAACGAGGAcgtcaaaatttgcatatttagtgggcaaaaacaatggcatagcacgccctgcacgtgcgttttttacCGTttctgttcatttctttgccttcgtcagcaaaacaatagggaatttaagaaaccacgacggctacggcaacgacaacgacaacgcgtaaattctcattattttaatcacttaatgactattccaaattttttaATATGATAAAGGTGTAGCAGTTCCTCAGGAATGAAATCATTATGAGCGGCGCTAAATTTACGGGAGAAAAtcaaaatttatcctcaagtggtGACGTTCTTCACAAACCTCAAATTTCTATttaacgttgttgttttgctgacaacggcaaagaaatgaacaaaagtaaaaagcgcacgtgcagggcgtgctaTGCCATTGTTTTTTAAGGGCCTCCTCATATGAGCCCGTTTGACCGGGCTGGCCCGGTTTTCGAGATCTCGCCTTtcctctaaatcctttgtaaaaactttgaagTGTTCATATAAGAGGGCGGGCTGACTTGcttaccgagatctcggttttttcaaccgggatctcggtaagcgggctggaaattttgccacaTGAACCcttcatcccggttaccgggaggaaaataatacaatgcattttcgtgatagaacaGACATTTCCgagcttttagttctctttcttcgataatgaagcttggaatagtcttatttgatagttaacgtaaagttcaaaagaaattttaggttgtttaaacaaagaaaatcgaaaaaTTCTCGCCAagcttgttcgttagatttcacgccagaatggtcgcgtcaccactttttcaaatttgtcATCTCGGAAAGCTGGCTGAAAGTCACatatgaacagacaccaatttcatctcggtaaccgagccagccaggtcaaccgggctcatatgactcgacaatggggaacccctagcTGAGtacaagtgctctactaattgtaGAGActaaaaatcaactgaaattagaacaaatcaaatgttatttttcCATTATTTatgattattaatattattattattattattattattattattgttgttgttgttgtcagcATTTGTTGAGATTGGCCAAAGtaaacattttgttttggcCTTTCAGCACTTATCTGATTGCTGCTCCATTctttacttaaaggggctaggtcacgctattttaggcattttcagcactgatcgaatggtcatagaattaactaaaataccaaaataactgttcaaaactatagaagaactctaacaaaacacagggaggccaagaagggacatggatggacaaaactggagaggattaaaatggattgaatttgggtaaatttgaaaaacgtcggctcaccttttttcaaatttatatcagtctatatcaaaatgtcacttacaaagcttgaaaatcattctcagttgttatgtggccgtgattttgcaaatgaaagactcttgctctgccaatttgacgtttagagctcataattaacaaaattaaacaaaattacctaaaatagcgtgacctagcccctttaactggGCAGCACTTTCTTTTATAGGAGGACCTTACAGTGTCTTTGCAGGACATGATGCAAGCGGAGGTCTTGCAACATTTTCTCTTGGACCTGATGCTGTTAAGGCTGAATGTGATGATTTGTCCGACTTGAATAGTATGCAGATGGATTCACTGCGCGAATGGGAAACACAGTTTATGGAGAAATACGACATGGTAGGAAGACTTCTAAAACCTGATGAGAAACATCAAGCACGTGACAAATCTGAAACTGAAGAGGAAGAtggaaaaggagaaaagaaagagCAATAATGGAAGGAATTATGTTGAGGAAACATAACACCCATAATCAGGGGCaaccaacgaccaatttgttgtaaaatgtattattataccccagttaatgaaaataaatgttattaaggcattttcgggtgttttacagtgttgctgggaaaacattatctgttcctttttcccagcaagacacacaagaaatttcccagccagctagataaaattggttggtttccaagccagctgatcaaatttatttcccagccaggaattccgagcgctttcaaatccctcgatccaaaacgaccaaACAAACGCTACAAACCCGGGACAAAACAGGGTTTTTCCGcatgcgcaatcactctgaccagccgtcgtatgtttgtgactactctctgggagagggaagggattctctttattttttattttttttattattattattttttagtcTTCCTCAGTGTTCAGAGGTTCTACAGGccgctcgggttgaaatgcgaGAAAGAGCCAGTAATGGCCAGGGAAAACGTCTATCTATAACAAAATTTTCCAggcagctcatcgaaacacctctatatttgccagccagcaagattcctctggggaacagataatgtgaggaacagattcgttgggtgcccctgcataATGAACTTAGAATGAGGAGCACCTGAGGAGGGAATATCAGTAAACAAGTTCTAGTCTGGAGTTTAAGTGAAATATGTCAGACAGAAGCTTGCCTTTTCATCATCAGTATAACAATTAGCTTTCGATTTAGAATGACCTCTATACAGTTGAATTCTTAAAGTCTAAATTATCTcgcatgcatttttttctctaGTGATTTGCGACGACAACCGAGAGATCAAAAAacggctcaaatcgcgtcggatctggagaAGAACtgcacaggaaggaagctacccacaatggcaataaggttaggcttttaagtgagatttttttcatatgaTTATGTttttaagccttttatcgggattcccatacaaatccgaATATTTTTGTCGGTCATGCTTACACTGAGCGTTAGCTTAGGTCCCCTGTGAAGTTACATGAAGTTTAGctttatctttatctttatctttatTTGATTTAGCACGAAATACAAATAAcgataaaacaaaacagttacacaaaagcaaatgaaagtggcgaggaagcccaaaaaGAAACCATGAGGCTTATAGACATTGGGCTCcctcagagtaaaaataaagttaacattAACGGTAAGGCCTGGATcgaaagtaaaatacaatgaaGGTAAGTATAAATTAACTAATTACATAGACTGAGTTGACAGAATATAAAGTATGATACAAGTAACAAcaagaatgaaaataatatcaAACATGAGAAGAAATATAACTATTTACTACAAGATTTATAACTAATAattcatatataatttttttttcaatttcgttttGAATAAGTAGAGAGAATTAGATTCTTTAATATCAATTTCTATAGAGTTATAATAAGTAGGTCCTTGGAAACTGACAGAAAATTTACGAAAGTTTGTTCTACAAGAAGGAAGGTGAAAATCGTTCGCATGTCTAGTGGCATAGCTATGGActtgtttgtttaaagaaaaataattgttgaaCTTTGAAGGCAAAAGAGAATGGTTAAGAGCAAACATAAGTTTACCCAATTCTAGCTGTCTAATATCGGAAAGTTTTAGTAGTTCTAATTCTTTGAAAATAGGGTCTGAATGAGAATCGAAAGTTGATTTAGAAATAATTCTGATAACTCGCTTTTGCAAAGAGACAAGACGGCGGAGATTGGTTTTGTACGTAGATCCCcagacaataatacaataatgaaGATAAGGATAAACTAAACAATAATAAAGAGTTTTTAGACAGGGTTTAGGTAGAAAAAATCTTGCTCTATTAATGACACCTATTGATTTCGAGATTTTACGAGCTACTTGAGAAATGTGCGGTTTCCAAGACAGATGTTCATCAAGGACTACACCGAGGAAGACCGTTTCCTTAACCTGTTCGATTCTCTGGTCATTTATGCATATTTGCATTGGAAAATGATACCTTTTCTGTCTAGGCTTAAATAAcataaagtttgttttcttcaggtttAAGGAGAGTTTGTTTGCCTTAAACCAAGTGGATAATTTATTAAGTTCGGAATTGAGTGATGCTGCCAGGTATACAGGATCTTTATGGGACATAAATAAATTAGTATCATCAGCGAATAAAATCAGCTCGACGAGCGTCGATACGTTATttaaatcattaatatagagcGAGAAAAACAAGGGGCCTAAAATGGATCCCTGGGGGACGCCACAGCAGATAGTTTGAGGAGAGGAATATTGACCGTTAAATTGAACGAATTGCAACCTGTTGGAGAGGTAGCTTCTAACCCAGTCCAGAGCCACGCCACGTATACCATAGTGTTCGAGTTTGTCAAGCAGAATATTATGATCGACGgtatcaaaggccttagaaAGATCAAGGAAAACGCCAACGGCATGTTCATTGCGATCAAGAGCAAGAGAGATTTTTTCATGTAGGTCAATCAATGCTAACAAAGTAGAGTGATTTTTCCTGAAGCCAAATTGATTATCACATAGAATTTCTAGTTtacttaaataattataaagacGGTTATAAACAACCTTTTCAAGAAACTTAGAAAAGCTAGGGAGAATCGAGATCGGTCTATAGTTCGAAAAGAGTGATCGATCACCAGCTTTAAAGAGTGGTATCACGCGAGCAATTTTCATTTGGTCGGGAACAATGCCATGAGAGATAGATAAATTGATTATATGAGCTAAAGGATCGGCTATAATATGAATTGACTGTTTTATGATGGAAATGGGAATTCTATCATGGCCAGCTGCCTTACCTGGTCGAAAAGCATTGGAAATTTCCGATAGCTCATTTGGAGTCACTGGATCAAAAAACACCgagttagggagcttaagcaacgaaaacggcgacggcaatgagaacgtcacaaatttctATATCTgtatatttagtgggcaaaacaatagctttgcacgccctgcacgtgcgtttttcacttttgtccatttctttgccgtcgtttgcacttgaggataaattttcattttctcccttaaattaagcgccgttccgacagatgtcatttttgaggaactatcaaacccttgtcatattaaaaaaattgaaatactCACTAAGTGATTACAACAAGGTGAATTCATAtttttagatgacgttctcgttgccgtcgccgtcgtcgttgcttaagctccctgataTCAAGTCTGCACAGACTCACTCCTTCACTATAGTTTTTGTGGTCGTCTCGCATTCTGATAGCCTTAAAGTTACATTTTTGCTATGACGAGCATGTCTTTAAGAGATTTACTCCTTTTGTATGATCttatatagatcgttttcagcAAAGGCTAATTTTTTATAAAGCTCCGTTGTTCGATCAATATCTGTTTACGGATTTTTAACTGCTGGGTGGTACGTagtgacaaaaggcaaaaacctCTCGTTagcctttttcctttttgtaagaGCCAATCGTCTAGCAGACTGCCAGTGGTCCCTTTCTAAATAGTCTCGAGAGCGTGCGAAGTAGCCGAGAGCGCGCAGCGCGGCGAGACTGGAGCGAGGAGAAAAAAACGAGAGGAGACTGGGGGAGAggcgaaaagaaaaaaactaaaactgttAGCTAAAACTGTGGGTTCCAAAATTATGTAAGGCACAGAATATGTCACTCCTTGCACACCTTTCCGCCTGTTTCCTACATACAAATCCGCTCTTGTAGGTGCGGTTTTAGGTAATGTAAAAAGACTTTTTAGTCTCTTGTGTAGGTATATATACACGGTCCcttgtgttgtattgtaaaaaaaaaaaaaagtaaaatggtgcatttatatagcgcctttatcacaagtcTCAAAgacgctttacaatgatcaatttacccccagcggactggaggcatatacaggcgcaaattgtagccgcttctaagcagtccatgcatgctggtactcattttaccgacctcagaaggatggaaagctgagtgaactacagcgggaaagaaggtcgccaaatattccactctcggcagaaccgggaatggaacccgggaccttagggttggaagtaatatatcaaacacgagaaggagtgtttcatcggatatccaaacaccgagaagcgagttgaaaaacgaggccgaaggccgagttttttaaccgatttcgaggtggttggatatctgatgaatcattctttcgagtgtttgatattgctactcaaaggaatcagtattttaagagatatttgggatcaaagttggcgaaattttatgctaattaagaccacatatccaaacttccttcacggtagtgatttcttttgtttttggcttatgaattattaatgagtttgagaaggcagagatcttaccactgcgccaacccctccgcctCATCCCTGACAAAGTGTGCGTTAGTGCCACGAAACGCGTAGGATAAAATAAATCGTTTTACAACTTTTAGAGTTCGCAGACGTGCTGCTCTCTCGTTCAatcttaaaaattttaaaaattaaaaattaaaaattttaaaaatttaaaaaaaggaatttctGAAACCATCCCGGACATTTTTGCCGGGCAGATCTACATCTATATCTatatgttccagcactcggcaaagtccctttttgagttgtggctgtttctgcttaggtggcctcatacatcgtaagcctttttagatacaactgccaagccgaccacctctgctggagagaacaggacagccacaacaccgggactacatcccctactcttatcgaatattTACTgagatctttaacgtcccacagaaaacttatgaacatagaagatataggtgagacggggcctaccgTTTATAGTCTAACCacttgcagatgaaattacaaaggcagctttttctcctcagttgttttgaGATCCTGAGTGTtcatccggccggggttcgaacccgcgacctcctgcgtgacagcccgacgctgagccaccggtgcgcggtcagAACTGCAGATTCAAATTACGTCAAGGATTTCCCATTTTAACCAATTTGTGTAAACTTTGGAATATCCCCCAAGGTTTTGCCACCTATTTTTatcttaaaagaaaattaaattggtCCTTAATTTCACCATAGTGATATGCATGTAATCTAATTATTAAGGAACGTAAATTGAAGGATCAGATCAGTATCAGAGGTTTTAATATATTAAAAGCACCAGTGGTAAATAGCAATGCAGAAAACACCATCAACTGATCAGACACCCGAAAACTAGAAAAGTCAACATAAAACGCCCTTAAGATCTGACACCCGAGAACTAGAAGAGTCAACACAGAcggtaattaacaattattcgccgaaggcgaagtgattatcggtgaatattcaccgagacgaagtcactGAGCCtcaggcgaataattgttttagtataaatacacaggtgattatttcaaaaaaagaaaaaaaaaaaatttcaactctaaatcatcttcacttacagtggcaaaacgactgctggcagccattttgtccgtcgaggtgattatcggtcGATAATCCGAGAtcgcgagccaatgagagcgcgcgattttgtataatcataACCATATATAACCATATAGAATTACTATTATTGCCAGTTTCAAACGAGtaaggaagaagagaaaattatcaaaatgtaagcCGGGCCAGTATGTTTGAAAACTCTACGGACACACTGAATAATTCATCTTTCGTGAATGGATTTTCCAATCTGGCGGTAGTCGAACTGACCAAGGAAGAGAAGGCCATTTTAATAGCAACCTATTCCATAATTCTCCTTGTCACGTTGATTGGAAACGTTCTTATCATCCTGGtgttttccaagtacaagccaCTTCGAAAATCAATCAATTATTTCTTTGTCAACATGGCCGTCTCCGATCTCTTCACTCCCTTGACCATCATGCCCTATACAATTGCAGAGACACTATCTTCAGGCCCCTTTCTTTCCCGGCTTCAGCCGGAACTTGCAAAtgtcttttgcaaactttgccCTTTTTTTCGTGATGTTTCTGTGCTGGTCTCCATCCAGAGCCTTATGCTGATTTCAGTGGACAGGCTAATTGCTGTTCTCTTCCCCTTGAAGATAAAACTCATCTCGCGGAAAGTGCGTTTAGTCTGCATCCTGGTTTCGTGGATTGTGGCCATAGCTACCCATGCTCATTACCTTCACACATTCCATGTTTCCTCGAATGGTTGTTGCTGCTTCAAAGGCAACTGGACTACGGAAATCATCATTAAATATGTGTTAGCCATGTCCATTGTATTCTACTTGGTACCAGTGTGTTTGTTGACTATCATATACAGCACCATAGCCATGACTCTAAAacgaagagaaaatgaaaggaGAAAGATGTCCGAATGTAAGAGATCTCGAGACCCTGCAAACAACAGACAGATACTCAGATTGTCAATAGCCATATTAGCTGCTTTTGTTGTCTGTATGGGCCCAttctttgtttgctcttttaTCATCATATTTAAGTTTCATGGGGAGCTTCCCCCTGAAATCGGTGCTAAAATTCCCAAAATCATTGTATTCATCATAAGTAAGATTTGCTTCATTCGTGGGGAGCCCTCAATCCCTGCATCTGTTTTGCTTTTAGTGAAAAATACCgaacaggtttcaaacatataGTCATTGGCCAATGTCGAGCTGGCAGAACAGCCTTTCCACAATGAGCATGAACATCGCATTGGTTAGGCGAAGAACAAAAAGAAGTTCAAGCTCCGATCACGTCAGCATAAAGAGTGTCAGTGAAGCTCAACAAGAAAGGCTTAAACGTGTGGGAGCAGAGAAAGAGCAaggtcaaaaacaaaagaaatgctacggagaaacaaaaagaaaaacctatgGTTGAAGAAATAAATCGTGAGGTGAATGCCAGTCTTCTCTAAATCAAGTACTATAGGTTACGAGGGTAAAGAAACTTTTCAAACAGCGATATAGGCTTACTGAGATGCATGCATGCAGTTTTGAATCTCGGACGGTTTATTGTACATAGAGATCTGTAGAGGTGTGTAAGTAAGATGTATTGATTTCGTATTTCAGTCGCTTTCTGACTCTTCTTAAAGAAAGGACACTTTATGAAGGTCAGTTACAAGTTAACATTGCTCATCAGTAGAAAATAAAGCTGTTTCGTCTTATATTTTGATCCAAGACGCTAAATTAAAATGCCgttgtgatgatgataataacgaaAGAACAAGGACAACGACTGAAATCAGATCAAGAGCAACGACTGAAATTATTGCAGTAGCCATTAATGTAGAAAGAACTACCATAACCTCCCAAAGCATTGCCGTGACTCTTAGATCTCTCTCCTCTCTGGAGCATGCTCATCGAGTACTACCGCATTAATAAATGATTCCGTTTCGTCGACGCTTGCTTGTCTTGCCTGGGTTAAAGAATATCATTGCAAAAAGGAGGACTTATACGTTCTTTTGAACAGCTCTTATTTTTAGGCGACGTTTGCCTGAAATTGTACTTtcatttttgtaatttcattCGAATTACATTGTAATAGTGTCTAAGAGTCAATATAACATTTGtgtgttttttattattattatttttatttatttattaataagaaatatttattttcatgaCACGCGTCTTGAGCGTGACTTGCGTAAATTATTTATAGTTGATATTCGTGAGACTCAAATCAATATATTCAGTCGACTATTTTGAAGTACAGTGTAAGGATCACATatcttaagttaaaataaaaactaatttgcagTGGGAGTTATTCAACGTCTTAAATTGTGCTCTATTGTCAGgttttctatatttttctttttttttttttttttttttaatttaagttTAACAAACACATTAAAATCCTACGTACATTAAAACACTGGCGAAGAGATAACATCCATATAGCATGCATAGGTTCCAAGCACTCTTCTTTCGTTACAATAATTTTCATAATGTAATTGGCTAGGTTTCCAACTGTACCAAGACTGTCAATTTTTGAGAGGTTtaggttttttcttttcgtcaTATTCTAGATCACAAAAGTGTTGtaagaaaataggaaaattg from Montipora capricornis isolate CH-2021 chromosome 9, ASM3666992v2, whole genome shotgun sequence encodes:
- the LOC138017580 gene encoding QRFP-like peptide receptor, which translates into the protein MFENSTDTLNNSSFVNGFSNLAVVELTKEEKAILIATYSIILLVTLIGNVLIILVFSKYKPLRKSINYFFVNMAVSDLFTPLTIMPYTIAETLSSGPFLSRLQPELANVFCKLCPFFRDVSVLVSIQSLMLISVDRLIAVLFPLKIKLISRKVRLVCILVSWIVAIATHAHYLHTFHVSSNGCCCFKGNWTTEIIIKYVLAMSIVFYLVPVCLLTIIYSTIAMTLKRRENERRKMSECKRSRDPANNRQILRLSIAILAAFVVCMGPFFVCSFIIIFKFHGELPPEIGAKIPKIIVFIISKICFIRGEPSIPASVLLLVKNTEQVSNI